From the Xyrauchen texanus isolate HMW12.3.18 chromosome 49, RBS_HiC_50CHRs, whole genome shotgun sequence genome, one window contains:
- the LOC127640607 gene encoding high mobility group protein 20A-like isoform X3 translates to MEEQSGSPGVNTENSSQRNGNEKPRRSSWTKGRRRKKPLKDSNAPKAPLTGYVRFMNERREQLRAERPELPFPEITRMLGNEWSKLPPEEKQRYLDEADRDKERYMRELEQYQKTEAYKHFSRKVQEKQKEKRHRGDAGRQVPGESLHEKDLEIKDRSVFDIPIFTEEFLNHSKAREAEMRQLRKTNMEYEERNAALQKHVESMRSAVERLEGDVLQERSRNGLLQQHLDTLRSALTHSFSAVPLPGSGEMPTQDSIDSYMKKLHSIILSNPLEHQHLISTVRDVVNRLDR, encoded by the exons ATGGAGGAGCAGAGCGGGTCACCAGGGGTCAACACGGAAAACAGCAGCCAGCGGAATGGGAATGAG AAGCCTCGCAGGAGCAGCTGGACTAAAGGCAGGAGGAGGAAGAAGCCGCTGAAGGACAGCAACGCCCCCAAAGCTCCGCTAACAGGATACGTGCGGTTCATGAATGAGCGCCGTGAGCAGCTGAGGGCGGAGCGACCAGAATTGCCTTTCCCAGAGATCACAAGGATGCTCGGGAATGAGTGGAGCAAACTACCTCCTGAAGAGAAACAG CGGTATCTGGATGAAGCAGACAGAGATAAGGAACGCTACATGAGGGAACTGGAGCAGTATCAGAAGACTGAAGCTTATAAACACTTCAGCAGAAAGGTgcaagaaaaacagaaagaaaagagaCACAGAGGAG ATGCTGGAAGACAGGTGCCTGGTGAATCTCTTCATGAG AAGGATCTAGAGATAAAGGATCGCTCTGTGTTTGATATTCCCATTTTCACTGAGGAGTTTCTGAACCACAGTAAAG cgCGTGAGGCAGAAATGCGTCAGTTGAGAAAGACGAATATGGAATACGAGGAGCGTAACGCTGCACTCCAGAAGCACGTAGAGAGCATGCGCTCAGCTGTTGAGCGTCTGGAAGGAGATGTGTTGCAGGAACGCTCGAGGAATGGACTCCTGCAGCAGCACCTGGACACCCTGCGCTCGGCCCTCACACACAGCTTCTCTGCCGTCCCCCTGCCTG GCAGTGGAGAGATGCCCACACAGGATTCCATCGACTCCTACATGAAGAAGCTTCACAGCATCATTCTGTCCAACCCACTGGAGCACCAACACCTGATCAGCACCGTCAGGGATGTAGTCAACCGCCTGGACAG GTAA
- the LOC127640607 gene encoding high mobility group protein 20A-like isoform X4: MEEQSGSPGVNTENSSQRNGNEKPRRSSWTKGRRRKKPLKDSNAPKAPLTGYVRFMNERREQLRAERPELPFPEITRMLGNEWSKLPPEEKQRYLDEADRDKERYMRELEQYQKTEAYKHFSRKVQEKQKEKRHRGDAGRQVPGESLHEKDLEIKDRSVFDIPIFTEEFLNHSKAREAEMRQLRKTNMEYEERNAALQKHVESMRSAVERLEGDVLQERSRNGLLQQHLDTLRSALTHSFSAVPLPGSGEMPTQDSIDSYMKKLHSIILSNPLEHQHLISTVRDVVNRLDR; encoded by the exons ATGGAGGAGCAGAGCGGGTCACCAGGGGTCAACACGGAAAACAGCAGCCAGCGGAATGGGAATGAG AAGCCTCGCAGGAGCAGCTGGACTAAAGGCAGGAGGAGGAAGAAGCCGCTGAAGGACAGCAACGCCCCCAAAGCTCCGCTAACAGGATACGTGCGGTTCATGAATGAGCGCCGTGAGCAGCTGAGGGCGGAGCGACCAGAATTGCCTTTCCCAGAGATCACAAGGATGCTCGGGAATGAGTGGAGCAAACTACCTCCTGAAGAGAAACAG CGGTATCTGGATGAAGCAGACAGAGATAAGGAACGCTACATGAGGGAACTGGAGCAGTATCAGAAGACTGAAGCTTATAAACACTTCAGCAGAAAGGTgcaagaaaaacagaaagaaaagagaCACAGAGGAG ATGCTGGAAGACAGGTGCCTGGTGAATCTCTTCATGAG AAGGATCTAGAGATAAAGGATCGCTCTGTGTTTGATATTCCCATTTTCACTGAGGAGTTTCTGAACCACAGTAAAG cgCGTGAGGCAGAAATGCGTCAGTTGAGAAAGACGAATATGGAATACGAGGAGCGTAACGCTGCACTCCAGAAGCACGTAGAGAGCATGCGCTCAGCTGTTGAGCGTCTGGAAGGAGATGTGTTGCAGGAACGCTCGAGGAATGGACTCCTGCAGCAGCACCTGGACACCCTGCGCTCGGCCCTCACACACAGCTTCTCTGCCGTCCCCCTGCCTG GCAGTGGAGAGATGCCCACACAGGATTCCATCGACTCCTACATGAAGAAGCTTCACAGCATCATTCTGTCCAACCCACTGGAGCACCAACACCTGATCAGCACCGTCAGGGATGTAGTCAACCGCCTGGACAGGTAG
- the LOC127640607 gene encoding high mobility group protein 20A-like isoform X2 → MEEQSGSPGVNTENSSQRNGNEQKPRRSSWTKGRRRKKPLKDSNAPKAPLTGYVRFMNERREQLRAERPELPFPEITRMLGNEWSKLPPEEKQRYLDEADRDKERYMRELEQYQKTEAYKHFSRKVQEKQKEKRHRGDAGRQVPGESLHEKDLEIKDRSVFDIPIFTEEFLNHSKAREAEMRQLRKTNMEYEERNAALQKHVESMRSAVERLEGDVLQERSRNGLLQQHLDTLRSALTHSFSAVPLPGSGEMPTQDSIDSYMKKLHSIILSNPLEHQHLISTVRDVVNRLDR, encoded by the exons ATGGAGGAGCAGAGCGGGTCACCAGGGGTCAACACGGAAAACAGCAGCCAGCGGAATGGGAATGAG CAGAAGCCTCGCAGGAGCAGCTGGACTAAAGGCAGGAGGAGGAAGAAGCCGCTGAAGGACAGCAACGCCCCCAAAGCTCCGCTAACAGGATACGTGCGGTTCATGAATGAGCGCCGTGAGCAGCTGAGGGCGGAGCGACCAGAATTGCCTTTCCCAGAGATCACAAGGATGCTCGGGAATGAGTGGAGCAAACTACCTCCTGAAGAGAAACAG CGGTATCTGGATGAAGCAGACAGAGATAAGGAACGCTACATGAGGGAACTGGAGCAGTATCAGAAGACTGAAGCTTATAAACACTTCAGCAGAAAGGTgcaagaaaaacagaaagaaaagagaCACAGAGGAG ATGCTGGAAGACAGGTGCCTGGTGAATCTCTTCATGAG AAGGATCTAGAGATAAAGGATCGCTCTGTGTTTGATATTCCCATTTTCACTGAGGAGTTTCTGAACCACAGTAAAG cgCGTGAGGCAGAAATGCGTCAGTTGAGAAAGACGAATATGGAATACGAGGAGCGTAACGCTGCACTCCAGAAGCACGTAGAGAGCATGCGCTCAGCTGTTGAGCGTCTGGAAGGAGATGTGTTGCAGGAACGCTCGAGGAATGGACTCCTGCAGCAGCACCTGGACACCCTGCGCTCGGCCCTCACACACAGCTTCTCTGCCGTCCCCCTGCCTG GCAGTGGAGAGATGCCCACACAGGATTCCATCGACTCCTACATGAAGAAGCTTCACAGCATCATTCTGTCCAACCCACTGGAGCACCAACACCTGATCAGCACCGTCAGGGATGTAGTCAACCGCCTGGACAGGTAG
- the LOC127640607 gene encoding high mobility group protein 20A-like isoform X1 has product MEEQSGSPGVNTENSSQRNGNEQKPRRSSWTKGRRRKKPLKDSNAPKAPLTGYVRFMNERREQLRAERPELPFPEITRMLGNEWSKLPPEEKQRYLDEADRDKERYMRELEQYQKTEAYKHFSRKVQEKQKEKRHRGDAGRQVPGESLHEKDLEIKDRSVFDIPIFTEEFLNHSKAREAEMRQLRKTNMEYEERNAALQKHVESMRSAVERLEGDVLQERSRNGLLQQHLDTLRSALTHSFSAVPLPGSGEMPTQDSIDSYMKKLHSIILSNPLEHQHLISTVRDVVNRLDR; this is encoded by the exons ATGGAGGAGCAGAGCGGGTCACCAGGGGTCAACACGGAAAACAGCAGCCAGCGGAATGGGAATGAG CAGAAGCCTCGCAGGAGCAGCTGGACTAAAGGCAGGAGGAGGAAGAAGCCGCTGAAGGACAGCAACGCCCCCAAAGCTCCGCTAACAGGATACGTGCGGTTCATGAATGAGCGCCGTGAGCAGCTGAGGGCGGAGCGACCAGAATTGCCTTTCCCAGAGATCACAAGGATGCTCGGGAATGAGTGGAGCAAACTACCTCCTGAAGAGAAACAG CGGTATCTGGATGAAGCAGACAGAGATAAGGAACGCTACATGAGGGAACTGGAGCAGTATCAGAAGACTGAAGCTTATAAACACTTCAGCAGAAAGGTgcaagaaaaacagaaagaaaagagaCACAGAGGAG ATGCTGGAAGACAGGTGCCTGGTGAATCTCTTCATGAG AAGGATCTAGAGATAAAGGATCGCTCTGTGTTTGATATTCCCATTTTCACTGAGGAGTTTCTGAACCACAGTAAAG cgCGTGAGGCAGAAATGCGTCAGTTGAGAAAGACGAATATGGAATACGAGGAGCGTAACGCTGCACTCCAGAAGCACGTAGAGAGCATGCGCTCAGCTGTTGAGCGTCTGGAAGGAGATGTGTTGCAGGAACGCTCGAGGAATGGACTCCTGCAGCAGCACCTGGACACCCTGCGCTCGGCCCTCACACACAGCTTCTCTGCCGTCCCCCTGCCTG GCAGTGGAGAGATGCCCACACAGGATTCCATCGACTCCTACATGAAGAAGCTTCACAGCATCATTCTGTCCAACCCACTGGAGCACCAACACCTGATCAGCACCGTCAGGGATGTAGTCAACCGCCTGGACAG GTAA
- the LOC127640607 gene encoding high mobility group protein 20A-like isoform X5, with amino-acid sequence MEEQSGSPGVNTENSSQRNGNEQKPRRSSWTKGRRRKKPLKDSNAPKAPLTGYVRFMNERREQLRAERPELPFPEITRMLGNEWSKLPPEEKQRYLDEADRDKERYMRELEQYQKTEAYKHFSRKVQEKQKEKRHRGDAGRQVPGESLHEDLEIKDRSVFDIPIFTEEFLNHSKAREAEMRQLRKTNMEYEERNAALQKHVESMRSAVERLEGDVLQERSRNGLLQQHLDTLRSALTHSFSAVPLPGSGEMPTQDSIDSYMKKLHSIILSNPLEHQHLISTVRDVVNRLDR; translated from the exons ATGGAGGAGCAGAGCGGGTCACCAGGGGTCAACACGGAAAACAGCAGCCAGCGGAATGGGAATGAG CAGAAGCCTCGCAGGAGCAGCTGGACTAAAGGCAGGAGGAGGAAGAAGCCGCTGAAGGACAGCAACGCCCCCAAAGCTCCGCTAACAGGATACGTGCGGTTCATGAATGAGCGCCGTGAGCAGCTGAGGGCGGAGCGACCAGAATTGCCTTTCCCAGAGATCACAAGGATGCTCGGGAATGAGTGGAGCAAACTACCTCCTGAAGAGAAACAG CGGTATCTGGATGAAGCAGACAGAGATAAGGAACGCTACATGAGGGAACTGGAGCAGTATCAGAAGACTGAAGCTTATAAACACTTCAGCAGAAAGGTgcaagaaaaacagaaagaaaagagaCACAGAGGAG ATGCTGGAAGACAGGTGCCTGGTGAATCTCTTCATGAG GATCTAGAGATAAAGGATCGCTCTGTGTTTGATATTCCCATTTTCACTGAGGAGTTTCTGAACCACAGTAAAG cgCGTGAGGCAGAAATGCGTCAGTTGAGAAAGACGAATATGGAATACGAGGAGCGTAACGCTGCACTCCAGAAGCACGTAGAGAGCATGCGCTCAGCTGTTGAGCGTCTGGAAGGAGATGTGTTGCAGGAACGCTCGAGGAATGGACTCCTGCAGCAGCACCTGGACACCCTGCGCTCGGCCCTCACACACAGCTTCTCTGCCGTCCCCCTGCCTG GCAGTGGAGAGATGCCCACACAGGATTCCATCGACTCCTACATGAAGAAGCTTCACAGCATCATTCTGTCCAACCCACTGGAGCACCAACACCTGATCAGCACCGTCAGGGATGTAGTCAACCGCCTGGACAG GTAA